A portion of the Halodesulfovibrio aestuarii DSM 17919 = ATCC 29578 genome contains these proteins:
- a CDS encoding glycyl radical protein encodes MTTNPPKLVIPKLYGPTDRVSQALDRFVKTAPAICAERAVLLTESYKATEGQPIANRRAKALENVLANMSIFIQDGELLVGNQCSMPRSAPIFPEFSCKWVEEELDRLEKRTADVFLISEETKDKLRSAFSYWDGRTTNEIAAAFMPPESLEAHNDVVYTVGNYFYNGVGHISPDYNKVLTEGLLSVIASAEEAIEKLDFTDAEAQNKRHFLESVVTANKAVIAFAERFAALAEEKAATADKGRKEELLEIARICRKVPAHPAETLQEALQAFWFVHLVVQIESNGHSISPMRFDQYMNPFLQEGSTSVERAQELLDMLWIKFSELNKVRDEASTMAFAGYPMFMNLIVGGQTRDGADATNAMSFLVLQASANTKLYAPSLSIRIHEGTPDVLYKRAAEVSRLGLGYPAYYNDRVIIPALLARGLSREDARDYGIIGCVEPQVGGKTEGWHDAAFFNMSKVIELCLNDGVDKRTGKQIGPKSGKLEDFTSFDEVMKSYEAQTSYFVKLMAAADNAVDMTHGKHCPLPFLSGLVEDCIGRGMSLQEGGAIYNFTGPQGVGVANAGDSLAAIKKLVFEDKLITAKELQDALHSNFEGQEDLRLMLVNRAPKYGNDNDFADAVAKEAAGIYCREVNRYTNPRGGKFQPGLYPASANVPLGSVVTATPDGRMAWTPLADGVSPISGYDSCGPTASVLSVAKLDHEIASNGTLLNQKFHPSALEGENGLENLKAVTETYFQNGGFHVQYNVISRQTLEEAQENPDDYKGLVVRVAGYSAFFTALDKSLQDDIIARTEQTF; translated from the coding sequence ATGACTACTAATCCCCCGAAACTGGTGATTCCAAAACTGTATGGACCAACTGACCGCGTATCACAGGCGCTTGACCGTTTTGTAAAGACTGCACCTGCAATTTGCGCAGAGCGTGCTGTTCTTTTAACCGAGTCATATAAGGCAACCGAAGGACAGCCGATTGCGAACCGCCGTGCAAAAGCATTGGAAAACGTGCTGGCAAACATGTCCATTTTTATTCAGGACGGAGAACTTCTTGTCGGTAACCAGTGCAGTATGCCGCGTTCTGCCCCTATTTTTCCGGAATTTTCTTGTAAATGGGTAGAAGAAGAGCTTGATCGTCTGGAAAAAAGAACTGCTGATGTATTTCTTATCTCTGAAGAGACTAAAGACAAGCTTCGCAGCGCATTTTCATACTGGGATGGCAGAACCACTAACGAAATCGCTGCGGCATTCATGCCTCCTGAATCTCTGGAAGCCCACAATGATGTTGTCTACACAGTGGGTAACTATTTCTACAACGGCGTAGGTCATATTTCTCCTGACTACAATAAAGTACTCACTGAAGGTCTCCTCTCAGTTATTGCATCTGCTGAAGAAGCAATCGAAAAGTTAGATTTCACGGATGCAGAGGCTCAGAACAAACGTCATTTCCTCGAGTCTGTTGTTACTGCAAACAAAGCTGTTATCGCTTTTGCAGAACGCTTTGCTGCACTTGCAGAAGAAAAAGCTGCTACGGCTGATAAAGGACGCAAAGAAGAGTTGTTAGAGATTGCGCGTATCTGCCGCAAGGTTCCTGCACATCCTGCTGAAACGTTGCAAGAAGCATTGCAGGCGTTCTGGTTTGTACATCTGGTTGTACAGATTGAGTCTAACGGTCATTCAATTTCCCCTATGCGCTTTGACCAGTATATGAATCCGTTCCTGCAGGAAGGCTCCACTTCTGTTGAAAGGGCACAGGAACTGCTCGACATGCTGTGGATTAAATTCTCTGAACTGAACAAGGTTCGTGACGAAGCTTCCACCATGGCTTTTGCCGGCTACCCGATGTTCATGAACCTTATCGTCGGCGGACAGACCCGTGACGGCGCTGATGCCACTAATGCTATGTCCTTCCTCGTGTTGCAGGCCAGTGCCAACACCAAACTGTACGCACCTTCCCTGTCTATCCGTATTCATGAAGGCACCCCTGATGTTCTCTACAAACGTGCAGCAGAAGTAAGCCGTTTAGGTTTAGGATACCCTGCATACTACAATGACCGTGTGATCATTCCGGCACTGCTTGCACGAGGTCTGAGCAGGGAAGATGCTCGGGACTACGGTATTATCGGCTGTGTAGAACCACAGGTTGGCGGCAAAACAGAGGGCTGGCATGACGCTGCATTCTTCAACATGTCCAAGGTCATCGAACTTTGCCTGAATGACGGTGTGGATAAGCGCACAGGTAAACAGATAGGACCTAAGAGTGGTAAACTGGAAGACTTTACAAGCTTTGACGAGGTGATGAAGTCGTATGAAGCTCAGACCAGTTATTTTGTAAAACTTATGGCTGCGGCGGATAACGCTGTAGATATGACTCATGGCAAACATTGTCCTCTGCCATTCCTTTCCGGACTGGTAGAAGACTGCATCGGCCGCGGAATGTCTCTTCAGGAAGGAGGCGCTATTTACAACTTTACCGGCCCTCAAGGTGTAGGAGTTGCGAACGCCGGAGACTCCCTCGCTGCAATCAAAAAACTTGTCTTTGAAGATAAGTTGATTACTGCCAAAGAATTGCAGGATGCCTTGCATAGTAATTTTGAAGGGCAGGAAGATTTACGCCTTATGTTGGTAAACCGCGCTCCTAAATATGGTAATGATAATGACTTTGCTGATGCCGTGGCTAAAGAAGCAGCAGGTATCTACTGCAGAGAAGTTAACCGGTACACAAACCCGCGTGGTGGTAAATTCCAGCCGGGCTTGTATCCAGCTTCCGCAAACGTACCGCTTGGTTCTGTAGTAACTGCTACTCCTGACGGCCGTATGGCGTGGACTCCGCTTGCAGATGGCGTCTCCCCTATCTCAGGCTATGACAGTTGCGGCCCTACAGCTTCTGTACTGTCTGTTGCTAAGCTTGACCACGAAATCGCATCAAACGGCACATTGCTTAACCAGAAGTTCCACCCGTCGGCACTTGAGGGTGAGAACGGACTGGAGAACCTGAAAGCGGTAACTGAAACGTACTTCCAGAATGGCGGTTTCCACGTTCAATACAACGTAATCAGCCGCCAGACATTGGAAGAAGCTCAGGAAAATCCGGATGACTATAAAGGACTGGTAGTCCGCGTTGCCGGCTACAGTGCATTCTTTACAGCGTTGGATAAATCGCTTCAGGACGACATCATTGCCCGTACCGAACAGACATTCTAA
- a CDS encoding TadE/TadG family type IV pilus assembly protein, translated as MRSSRALFRHEQGASALEMALILPLLLVLLFGIIDMGRYYWAEHSVAHAANEAARMAILEGVTSDEINEVIAFHLRDWDNTPPALQIVENPGGSGSPASVTVTVSIPFSFLVIPTFVTGIFEPITIRHSVTMHLER; from the coding sequence ATGCGTAGCAGCCGGGCTCTTTTTCGTCACGAGCAAGGTGCATCAGCCCTTGAAATGGCGCTCATCCTTCCTCTCTTATTAGTACTCCTCTTCGGGATTATTGATATGGGCAGGTATTACTGGGCAGAACACTCGGTGGCGCATGCCGCGAATGAAGCGGCCCGAATGGCTATTCTGGAAGGCGTGACCTCTGATGAAATCAACGAGGTGATCGCGTTCCATCTTAGGGACTGGGACAACACGCCTCCTGCTCTGCAAATAGTCGAGAACCCGGGCGGATCAGGATCTCCTGCATCGGTGACGGTAACGGTATCCATTCCTTTTAGTTTTTTGGTTATCCCGACTTTTGTAACAGGAATATTTGAACCAATAACAATTCGTCACTCTGTGACTATGCACTTAGAGCGGTAA
- a CDS encoding type II secretion system F family protein: MNIDLPPIALTAGLSAFFLALSIMGVIGFLMRKYGKIGTRIQKASTGERSSDVNLFRQEQLSEIDWMNSLLKRLPFVRSVHRLLLQASVPFSVNIFFILCIAAPICSYLILKELISYPWIVACCSAGVAAIPWIWVTMRKDARRTKFLQQLPDALDALARALRAGHALNSGLRILADEYGKPLGEEFKITLQEINLGMSMERALTNLMERVDLPSLRFFAVSLIIQREVGGNLAEIVETISYLVREHYKLIGRVRVLSAEGRFSAIVFILLPIAIAGAIFYLNPTYLNLLVTHPQGNIVLKVGLFLMVCGVFTMYRMIKIKV; encoded by the coding sequence ATGAATATAGACCTTCCTCCAATTGCACTGACGGCGGGGCTGTCCGCATTTTTCCTGGCTCTCAGTATCATGGGCGTTATCGGATTTCTCATGCGAAAGTATGGCAAAATCGGCACCCGTATCCAAAAAGCAAGCACGGGAGAACGTTCCTCTGATGTAAACCTCTTTCGCCAAGAGCAGTTATCTGAAATCGACTGGATGAACTCACTGCTGAAACGTCTGCCCTTTGTTCGTTCTGTTCACAGGCTGCTGTTACAAGCCAGTGTGCCTTTTTCGGTAAATATATTCTTCATACTATGTATTGCCGCTCCCATTTGCAGTTACCTTATTTTAAAAGAACTGATTTCATATCCATGGATTGTGGCCTGCTGCTCCGCCGGTGTAGCTGCTATTCCGTGGATATGGGTAACAATGAGAAAGGACGCCCGAAGGACTAAATTTCTTCAGCAACTACCGGATGCTCTTGATGCATTGGCCCGCGCATTACGCGCAGGTCATGCCCTCAACTCAGGGCTGCGCATTCTTGCCGATGAATACGGCAAGCCATTAGGGGAAGAATTCAAAATTACTCTGCAAGAAATCAACTTAGGCATGAGTATGGAAAGGGCATTAACCAACCTGATGGAACGTGTGGACTTGCCCTCCCTGCGCTTTTTCGCCGTTTCGCTCATTATTCAGCGAGAAGTTGGTGGTAACCTTGCAGAAATAGTTGAGACAATTTCTTATTTGGTCCGCGAGCATTACAAGCTCATTGGCCGAGTCCGCGTACTCTCAGCGGAGGGTAGATTTTCCGCCATAGTTTTTATTCTTCTTCCGATAGCTATCGCCGGAGCTATTTTCTACCTGAACCCGACGTATCTGAATCTGCTCGTCACTCACCCGCAAGGAAATATCGTGCTCAAAGTCGGATTGTTCCTGATGGTTTGTGGGGTTTTTACCATGTACAGAATGATTAAAATCAAGGTGTAG
- a CDS encoding CpaF family protein, translating to MALSSRFNKLLERKVPVEERPIEKDEMPVAPTSNNNYHVIKLQLHDALVEAFDLNVLERMSPEVLTQQLSRHIEKILSEQFAHAPLNALERKLLIKEVQDEILGLGPLEPYLKDPTVNDVLVNSFKQLYVERRGLLELTDSRFKDEEHLRKIIDRIVARVGRRIDESNPMVDARLEDGSRVNAIIPPLALDGSALSIRKFSADPLEMRDLIHFGSLPAEGIPDLLKGLLKARLNILISGGTGSGKTTLLNVLSRFIPEQERIITIEDAAELQMKQIHLVRLETRPANIEGTGEITQRDLVKNALRMRPDRIIVGEVRGGEALDMLQAMNTGHDGSLTTIHANTPRDALMRLETMVAMAGVAIDPMSTRRFISSAIDVLIQIARLSDGTRKIVSLQEITGMEQEIITMQEIFKFSQEGVDKGGKIVGHFKMMGIRPMFLEKLESHGVDIDPAIFSRTSFGGSEQ from the coding sequence ATGGCACTTAGTAGCAGGTTCAATAAATTACTTGAGAGAAAGGTACCCGTTGAAGAACGGCCAATAGAAAAAGATGAAATGCCGGTTGCACCGACAAGTAATAACAACTACCACGTCATCAAATTACAATTGCACGACGCTTTGGTCGAAGCTTTTGACTTGAATGTGCTGGAACGGATGTCGCCGGAAGTGCTGACCCAACAGCTCTCTCGTCATATTGAAAAGATTCTCTCTGAACAGTTTGCCCATGCGCCCTTAAACGCCCTTGAGCGAAAGCTCCTGATCAAAGAGGTACAGGATGAAATTTTAGGGCTTGGCCCGTTAGAGCCTTATTTAAAAGATCCAACAGTGAATGATGTTTTGGTAAACTCATTCAAACAACTCTATGTAGAACGTCGCGGCCTGCTCGAACTGACCGATAGCCGCTTTAAAGACGAAGAACACCTGCGCAAAATTATTGATCGAATCGTCGCTCGAGTCGGACGACGAATTGATGAATCTAATCCTATGGTAGATGCCAGATTGGAGGACGGTAGCCGTGTTAATGCTATCATCCCCCCTCTTGCCCTTGACGGAAGTGCCCTATCCATTCGTAAATTTTCAGCAGACCCTCTGGAAATGAGAGACCTTATACACTTCGGTTCCCTACCGGCCGAGGGTATTCCGGATCTGCTCAAAGGCCTTCTTAAGGCACGTCTCAATATACTTATCTCCGGCGGTACAGGTAGTGGTAAAACAACTCTGCTCAACGTGCTGTCACGCTTTATTCCTGAACAGGAACGAATCATTACAATTGAAGATGCCGCCGAGCTTCAGATGAAGCAGATTCATCTGGTGCGTCTGGAAACACGCCCTGCGAACATTGAAGGAACCGGCGAGATTACTCAGCGTGATCTGGTTAAAAACGCGCTGCGTATGCGTCCGGACAGAATCATTGTCGGTGAGGTTCGCGGCGGTGAAGCTCTTGATATGCTGCAAGCCATGAACACCGGACACGATGGTTCCCTGACAACCATCCATGCAAACACTCCTCGGGATGCCCTGATGCGACTTGAGACTATGGTTGCCATGGCAGGCGTTGCAATTGATCCCATGTCCACCAGACGATTCATCAGTTCCGCCATTGATGTTCTTATCCAGATAGCCCGCCTTTCAGACGGAACTCGTAAGATTGTCAGTCTGCAGGAAATTACCGGCATGGAGCAGGAAATTATTACCATGCAGGAAATTTTTAAATTTTCACAGGAAGGCGTGGATAAGGGCGGTAAAATTGTCGGGCACTTCAAGATGATGGGCATAAGACCCATGTTCCTTGAAAAACTGGAATCCCATGGGGTTGATATTGATCCGGCTATCTTCAGCCGCACCTCTTTTGGCGGGAGTGAGCAATGA
- a CDS encoding glycyl-radical enzyme activating protein, translated as MTWKERQHSFRLSDKDNAALTGTVFDIQRFSVHDGNGIRTLVFLKGCPLHCMWCQNPESMSPKPELMRLPHLCIGCGKCIEKCPEKALSVDDSGTFVIKRENCTYCGECVAHCYAGSMTIVGRYMTVDEVMDEVERDRHFYETSNGGVTFSGGEPTMQSEFLIECLHEAHRRGLHTAIETCAMTTPEVFRNVLEHTDLVLTDIKHMDSRQHKLLTGAPNEQILENIATAAAMGKTLRIRVPLIPGCNDSAENIEETAKFVASLGSAVESLDILPYHRLGEPKWEQLDRTYPLLGVEPHDKMIVYSMKDVADKYVAHVTVGG; from the coding sequence ATGACGTGGAAAGAACGCCAACACTCCTTTCGGTTGTCGGATAAAGATAACGCTGCACTGACAGGAACTGTTTTTGATATTCAACGATTTTCTGTTCATGACGGTAATGGAATCCGGACATTGGTTTTTCTGAAAGGATGCCCGCTGCATTGCATGTGGTGTCAGAATCCGGAATCAATGAGCCCGAAGCCGGAGTTAATGCGTCTTCCTCATTTATGTATCGGGTGCGGTAAATGTATTGAAAAATGTCCTGAAAAAGCCCTGTCTGTTGATGATTCGGGAACGTTTGTCATTAAGCGTGAGAACTGCACATACTGTGGAGAGTGTGTTGCACATTGTTACGCTGGTTCTATGACCATTGTTGGTCGTTACATGACTGTGGATGAAGTTATGGACGAAGTGGAGCGCGACCGGCATTTTTATGAGACGTCAAATGGAGGCGTCACATTTTCCGGTGGTGAACCGACAATGCAGTCTGAGTTTTTGATTGAATGCCTGCATGAAGCCCATCGTAGAGGATTGCACACTGCCATTGAAACTTGTGCGATGACTACGCCTGAGGTGTTCCGGAATGTATTGGAGCATACGGATCTTGTGCTGACTGATATTAAGCATATGGATTCCCGGCAGCACAAGTTGCTGACGGGAGCACCTAATGAGCAGATTCTGGAAAATATTGCCACTGCTGCGGCGATGGGCAAGACTCTGCGTATCAGAGTGCCGCTGATTCCCGGTTGTAATGATTCTGCGGAAAATATTGAGGAAACGGCAAAGTTTGTAGCTTCACTTGGTTCAGCTGTTGAATCCCTTGATATTCTGCCATATCACAGGCTTGGCGAACCTAAGTGGGAACAATTGGATCGTACCTATCCGCTGCTCGGAGTTGAACCTCACGATAAAATGATAGTGTATAGCATGAAGGATGTTGCCGACAAATATGTGGCACATGTAACGGTTGGCGGTTAG
- a CDS encoding type II secretion system F family protein, which produces MYEILVPVLIGFTILVGSLLLMIHASRNSPKEHVHNRIKRYSGESDTEFDIEKPSRRLTESQNGSTSSTRLKLLKAGWRARWAPAALWVARGVMALLGVLSIFLFSLSYPGLFSTRALQLAQLLFAGLGFLIPTFIVDYRIKSRRQAITWELPEVLDLLVVCVEAGMGLEQGIARVTQEMSLSCPVLHSEFKQMSLELLAGKGRSEALKRLAARIDVPDLDSLVTMLIQANTLGTSISQTLRVFADSLRSKRFLRAEEMAGKLPVKLLIPLILFIFPMLLIIILGPAIIRIAEMFQK; this is translated from the coding sequence ATGTATGAAATCCTGGTTCCAGTTCTGATTGGCTTTACAATTTTGGTGGGCTCACTCCTTTTGATGATCCATGCTTCACGCAACAGTCCCAAGGAGCATGTGCACAATCGCATCAAGCGATACTCAGGAGAGTCTGACACTGAATTCGACATTGAAAAGCCATCCAGAAGACTTACTGAGTCCCAGAACGGGAGCACCAGCAGCACACGCTTAAAATTGCTGAAAGCCGGCTGGCGGGCACGCTGGGCTCCGGCAGCCCTTTGGGTTGCCCGTGGGGTAATGGCTCTGCTCGGAGTCTTGAGTATCTTTTTATTCAGCTTGAGTTACCCGGGCTTGTTTTCAACAAGAGCGTTGCAGCTGGCGCAGCTTCTCTTTGCCGGTCTTGGGTTCCTTATTCCGACATTTATTGTGGACTACAGAATCAAAAGCCGGAGACAAGCCATCACATGGGAACTGCCGGAAGTGCTTGACCTGCTTGTTGTCTGTGTCGAGGCCGGAATGGGGCTGGAACAAGGCATCGCACGGGTAACACAGGAAATGTCATTAAGTTGTCCGGTTCTTCATTCTGAGTTTAAACAGATGTCACTTGAGCTACTCGCCGGTAAAGGACGGTCTGAAGCGCTCAAACGACTTGCTGCAAGGATTGATGTTCCGGATCTGGACAGCCTTGTAACTATGCTTATTCAGGCAAACACTCTGGGTACAAGCATTTCGCAAACGCTGCGCGTATTTGCTGATTCACTCAGGTCAAAACGCTTTCTGCGAGCAGAAGAAATGGCCGGAAAACTTCCGGTAAAACTGCTTATCCCTCTCATTTTATTTATTTTCCCAATGCTGCTTATTATTATATTAGGACCGGCTATAATTCGTATTGCCGAAATGTTTCAAAAGTAA
- a CDS encoding tetratricopeptide repeat protein, translating into MKNLLSILIVALCFGLLLGGCKKNIENTNLSEWVDEHDKDKKTFEGLEREGDKFSSQNNLEQAYLLYSKALQLKPKNVDLRVKRGNILFRKKLMEKALAEYQAAEKKEPARRDVNLGLGKVYFAVSDRNLAYQYLQKAQTDGCGYWEADALLGIIHDLRGDPLKGEELFKKARECAPNNGDILNNLGTSYLLQGRYEDAVDSFLAAIKAGNTKKRVYNNLGLALVKTKHYQDAFEAFKMASDEARAFNNIGHAYYLQQDYKKAIACFEKALTLHPAYYPEAGENLKRAKAALFSKGADEGGPALWNESTQLLLSGN; encoded by the coding sequence ATGAAAAACTTGTTGAGCATTCTTATCGTTGCACTGTGTTTCGGACTTCTGCTGGGTGGATGTAAAAAGAACATAGAAAATACAAACTTATCCGAATGGGTTGACGAACACGATAAAGATAAAAAGACATTTGAAGGATTAGAACGCGAAGGCGATAAATTCTCCTCACAAAACAATTTAGAGCAGGCATACTTACTGTACAGCAAGGCCCTCCAACTTAAGCCGAAAAACGTTGATCTGCGTGTAAAACGCGGGAATATTCTGTTCCGAAAAAAATTGATGGAAAAAGCATTGGCCGAATATCAGGCAGCCGAGAAAAAAGAACCTGCGCGTCGTGATGTCAATCTGGGCCTTGGCAAAGTCTACTTTGCCGTCAGTGACCGCAATCTGGCATATCAATATCTGCAAAAAGCACAAACCGACGGATGTGGATATTGGGAAGCAGACGCCCTGCTCGGCATCATCCATGACTTGCGGGGAGACCCCTTGAAAGGAGAAGAGCTGTTCAAAAAAGCACGCGAATGCGCGCCTAATAATGGAGACATACTGAACAATTTGGGAACAAGCTATCTGCTGCAAGGACGATATGAAGATGCTGTTGATTCATTCCTTGCCGCCATCAAGGCAGGAAATACCAAGAAAAGAGTGTACAACAATCTTGGTCTCGCTTTGGTAAAAACAAAGCATTATCAGGATGCGTTTGAGGCATTCAAAATGGCATCAGATGAAGCCCGTGCCTTTAACAACATCGGTCACGCATACTACCTGCAGCAGGATTATAAAAAAGCCATTGCCTGTTTTGAAAAAGCCCTGACACTGCATCCAGCCTACTACCCTGAAGCCGGTGAAAACCTGAAACGAGCCAAGGCTGCATTGTTCTCCAAAGGTGCTGATGAAGGAGGCCCAGCTCTCTGGAACGAAAGCACTCAACTCCTTCTTTCTGGAAACTAA
- a CDS encoding AAA family ATPase, giving the protein MNTKETTIGVSILVTDSKLSQELRSAVNATPGFKLIDEPTEDQHSVVLIEANGSQEQVLKEVSVLKNKGYVGGVFMTASNYQQDLLLSCIQMGVDEFLPSPLAPENFIAALQRYQTKHLSTLKPASSGKTIAVLGARGGVGTTTVAAGMATHFWNEGKTVALLDFSRPFGDISLFMDFEYEYSWKDAVTNLTRLDSTFLRSLMYPYSDTLQILSSPVSSHERNDLRSKGIQDVLFTAAESFDVVIIDAGSVHDNAALTILEHVNEPIIVSLMSLTSLSSANYILGLCKQVSPVLANKIKLIINRYSSKAIIENSEIQQITHKEIFAEIAEDHDKPLAAINRGLPLMQAYPNCSSSKDIRALARRLTEKDHATKKGFFGIL; this is encoded by the coding sequence ATGAACACTAAAGAAACAACTATCGGAGTCTCCATTCTTGTAACGGACTCCAAGCTATCGCAGGAGTTACGAAGTGCTGTGAATGCCACCCCCGGCTTCAAACTTATTGACGAGCCGACTGAAGATCAGCATTCCGTTGTTCTTATTGAAGCAAACGGAAGTCAGGAACAAGTCCTGAAAGAAGTTTCTGTTTTAAAAAATAAAGGATACGTGGGTGGAGTATTCATGACAGCCAGCAACTACCAGCAGGATTTGCTGCTGAGCTGCATACAGATGGGTGTGGATGAATTTCTTCCATCGCCACTGGCTCCTGAAAATTTCATCGCCGCTCTGCAACGGTACCAGACCAAGCATCTTTCTACACTCAAGCCGGCCTCCTCCGGAAAAACCATTGCCGTTTTAGGTGCCAGAGGTGGAGTTGGAACAACAACAGTTGCCGCGGGAATGGCCACGCATTTTTGGAATGAAGGCAAAACTGTTGCCTTGCTGGACTTCTCCAGACCGTTTGGAGATATCAGCCTTTTTATGGACTTTGAATATGAATACAGCTGGAAAGACGCCGTAACCAACCTCACACGGCTGGACTCCACCTTCCTCAGAAGTCTGATGTATCCGTACAGTGATACACTGCAAATACTATCCTCTCCGGTGTCCTCTCATGAAAGGAACGATTTACGCTCCAAGGGGATTCAAGATGTCCTGTTCACAGCAGCAGAGTCCTTTGACGTGGTCATAATCGATGCGGGTTCGGTACACGACAATGCCGCATTGACTATTCTCGAACATGTTAATGAGCCGATAATAGTCTCTTTAATGAGTCTGACCAGCCTTTCCAGCGCTAACTACATTTTGGGACTATGCAAACAGGTTTCCCCTGTACTCGCGAATAAAATCAAACTGATAATCAATCGATATTCATCCAAAGCGATCATTGAAAATAGTGAAATTCAACAAATCACACATAAAGAAATTTTCGCAGAAATAGCAGAAGACCACGATAAACCCTTAGCCGCCATCAATCGAGGCCTTCCATTGATGCAAGCGTACCCCAATTGTTCCTCTTCGAAAGATATTCGTGCGCTGGCACGAAGGCTTACAGAAAAGGATCATGCAACGAAAAAAGGGTTTTTCGGCATACTATAA
- a CDS encoding TadE/TadG family type IV pilus assembly protein, with amino-acid sequence MRALYKLIRSERGAVGVIMALTLVVVIGFVAFGVDVGNLRAKRGFLQKAADIAALAGGHGLIEFGTDLDLVTQEAVSYGRANLKTDDVPASALQDTDVSYYLNGAPNTETPNQVEVVISRTTGRGNPLPTFFGPVLNVDDFDVTATSRVQVGTVCSTKCLKPFVAPDKFTFTDLDGDGVLSTRNQAEMDSIVVIGYSDTDFGTQVALKIGNAQDTIVPGQFNAVDLPPLNKATPVPGASIYRENIAGCSGSNADLAVEIGDELQLEPGNMVGPTRQGLADLVAQDPGASWDTATGRIINSAYPDAINSPRVAIIAFYDPTRPPQSGRNTVFVNYLAAVFVEDVQGQDVTGRFIRAMAVEPGSGGTSGDCLIYVLNFVRDSSR; translated from the coding sequence ATGAGAGCACTATATAAATTGATTCGAAGCGAACGCGGCGCAGTGGGAGTAATAATGGCTCTCACATTAGTCGTCGTAATAGGATTTGTTGCCTTTGGTGTTGATGTTGGCAACTTGCGAGCAAAACGAGGCTTCCTGCAGAAAGCTGCCGATATTGCAGCACTTGCTGGCGGCCATGGCTTAATTGAGTTTGGCACAGATCTGGATCTTGTAACACAGGAGGCCGTTTCATATGGACGTGCCAATTTAAAAACCGACGACGTGCCCGCTTCGGCCCTGCAGGACACGGATGTCTCCTACTATCTTAACGGTGCTCCGAATACAGAGACGCCGAATCAGGTAGAAGTTGTCATCTCCCGCACCACAGGGCGGGGCAATCCGTTGCCGACCTTTTTTGGTCCGGTTCTCAATGTGGACGACTTTGATGTTACAGCCACATCGCGTGTACAAGTAGGAACAGTATGCTCAACAAAATGCCTCAAACCTTTTGTCGCTCCGGACAAATTTACCTTTACGGATCTTGATGGCGACGGTGTGCTCTCTACCCGCAATCAGGCAGAAATGGATAGCATAGTTGTAATAGGGTACTCAGATACCGACTTTGGTACACAGGTCGCACTAAAAATTGGTAACGCTCAAGACACTATCGTTCCCGGCCAGTTTAACGCCGTTGATCTGCCACCGTTAAATAAAGCGACTCCTGTGCCGGGAGCATCTATCTACAGAGAAAATATTGCAGGTTGCTCAGGAAGCAATGCTGATCTTGCTGTTGAAATTGGTGATGAATTGCAACTTGAACCGGGAAACATGGTCGGTCCGACCAGACAGGGGCTTGCAGACCTTGTCGCACAGGATCCCGGTGCATCCTGGGACACAGCAACAGGACGAATTATCAACAGTGCTTATCCCGACGCCATAAACAGCCCACGAGTAGCGATTATTGCCTTTTATGATCCGACCAGACCTCCACAGTCCGGTAGAAACACCGTGTTTGTTAACTATCTCGCAGCGGTATTTGTTGAAGACGTACAGGGGCAGGATGTCACCGGCCGCTTTATACGTGCAATGGCTGTTGAGCCCGGCTCTGGAGGAACTAGCGGAGACTGTCTGATATACGTTTTAAACTTTGTTAGAGATTCTAGCAGATAA
- a CDS encoding TadE family protein, with the protein MKLIHCNKGAVAVEFALVLAFILLPLFLGLVDAGRLMNAQVVINRAAREGAVSVMRGEPYINAVERVITDAGFDAGDLSTSIEVSTDESGATTRILMLSYTLPNFPIFHLPGLSFPDTVTAQATYQLP; encoded by the coding sequence ATGAAGTTGATACATTGCAACAAGGGCGCAGTCGCGGTTGAGTTCGCTCTGGTATTGGCCTTTATCCTACTGCCGCTTTTTCTGGGGCTGGTAGATGCAGGCAGACTGATGAACGCTCAGGTAGTGATCAACCGTGCTGCCCGGGAAGGAGCAGTATCCGTCATGCGTGGAGAACCATATATTAACGCCGTGGAACGAGTTATAACCGATGCCGGTTTTGATGCCGGAGACCTTTCCACTTCTATAGAAGTCTCCACCGACGAAAGCGGGGCTACGACTCGTATCCTGATGCTTTCGTATACTCTTCCCAACTTCCCGATATTCCATCTTCCGGGGCTGTCTTTTCCGGATACTGTGACAGCACAAGCAACGTATCAACTGCCATGA